A single window of Streptomyces griseoviridis DNA harbors:
- a CDS encoding nitrate- and nitrite sensing domain-containing protein — translation MQKTRPRRTGKQTDPAVGAERVPETGGPVIGKGRPTHVRNRLIIAVTVVAAAIAAAGAPSVLAASGQLKDAQELVTLAGQTKDALGLAHSLADERDEVTAWIAAGRAKSKTPTEQRSARVDRQVEELRADTATSADLRADLDAVATLRRNALTGRSSALEAHDAYSAAITELHRLAEQLADQIPPRAGSGAHALAELDSAVQQAAAARGLLLAALSVPRTTQTVIDPLTGLPSTTTSSTASDAKQRDALTAAAQQARLRSDAALSDFRDTAPKATRASYDSTVTGPEVNSAEKYLAALTDQPTLSDSELGTNATKAEAALSARVDLMRGAESALYERRTKDLAGLRDDDVTALEIRIAALGALLLLAVGVATAMARTLTRPLAVLRLGSARLAEAENPAAEEPVAFTGRNDEFARAIRSVNTLHAHAVALHERVTTLESDRKHLVGQRQRMADAREELRAEVADSSDQLDKLRESIGSTFVNLALRTLGLVERQLAVIEGLEEREQDPERLATLFKLDHFATVMRRHSENLLVLAGTEHVQQSAGPVPLIDVVRAAVSEIERYERVRISALPPHAHVAGFAADDLSHLLAELMENATSFSPPDLPVEVSGWLLENGEVMLSVQDEGIGMTAERMGRLNTRLAEFDPESPYDQEGEEGLGLGLYVVARLAHRHGVRVKLREQKQGGIAAVAVLPTTLLATAPSAAVPAPAAAPAAAPSVSLPGADAEANSNVLHARAPHADPLVALAEDAVREAHPDLAQDTPAEPSPAPAGDAPAEPHPEPGTEAHPETTMELFVPAQEKPAREKPAREKPAREKPAQENPAQERPAQENPAKEQPQEPAAPEAADRPAPEAADRPAGSAGGSASAGTAHDRAAADPAAGSAAEHQRAEDDDEVTDKGLPKRTPKITEPAPQQRPHNASLDADALRRRLGGFRRGAEAGHRDVQAEIAEHTGEATPPAASRTGSATAEEATGGPVEEASS, via the coding sequence GTGCAGAAGACGCGGCCTCGTCGCACAGGCAAGCAGACGGACCCCGCGGTGGGCGCGGAGCGCGTCCCCGAGACCGGCGGACCCGTCATCGGCAAGGGCCGCCCCACCCACGTACGCAACCGGCTCATCATCGCCGTGACCGTCGTGGCCGCCGCCATCGCCGCGGCCGGCGCGCCCTCCGTGCTCGCCGCCTCCGGGCAGCTCAAGGACGCCCAGGAGCTGGTGACGCTCGCCGGGCAGACCAAGGACGCCCTCGGCCTCGCCCACTCGCTGGCCGACGAACGCGACGAGGTCACCGCGTGGATCGCGGCCGGCCGCGCCAAGTCGAAGACGCCCACCGAGCAGCGCAGCGCCCGCGTCGACCGGCAGGTCGAGGAACTCCGCGCCGACACGGCCACCTCCGCCGACCTGCGCGCCGACCTGGACGCCGTCGCCACCCTGCGCCGCAACGCCCTCACCGGCCGCAGCAGCGCCCTGGAGGCCCACGACGCCTACTCGGCCGCCATCACCGAACTCCACCGGCTCGCCGAGCAGCTCGCCGACCAGATCCCGCCCAGGGCCGGATCGGGCGCCCACGCGCTCGCCGAACTGGACTCCGCCGTCCAGCAGGCCGCCGCCGCCCGCGGTCTGCTGCTCGCCGCGCTCAGCGTGCCGCGCACCACCCAGACCGTCATCGACCCGCTCACCGGGCTGCCGTCGACGACCACCTCCTCCACCGCGTCCGACGCCAAGCAGCGCGACGCCCTCACCGCCGCCGCCCAGCAGGCCAGGCTGCGCTCCGACGCGGCGCTCTCCGACTTCCGCGACACCGCCCCCAAGGCCACCCGCGCCTCCTACGACTCCACGGTCACCGGCCCCGAGGTCAACTCCGCCGAGAAGTACCTCGCCGCCCTCACCGACCAGCCGACGCTCTCCGACTCCGAGCTGGGCACCAACGCCACCAAGGCCGAGGCCGCGCTCTCCGCCCGCGTCGACCTGATGCGCGGCGCCGAGTCCGCCCTCTACGAGCGCAGGACCAAGGACCTCGCGGGGCTCCGCGACGACGACGTCACCGCCCTGGAGATCCGGATCGCGGCCCTCGGCGCGCTGCTGCTGCTCGCCGTCGGCGTCGCCACCGCCATGGCCCGCACCCTCACCCGCCCGCTCGCCGTGCTGCGCCTCGGCTCGGCGCGGCTGGCCGAGGCGGAGAACCCGGCCGCCGAGGAACCCGTCGCGTTCACCGGCCGCAACGACGAGTTCGCCCGCGCCATCCGCTCCGTCAACACCCTGCACGCGCACGCCGTCGCCCTGCACGAGCGGGTCACCACGCTGGAGTCCGACCGCAAGCACCTGGTCGGACAGCGCCAGCGGATGGCCGACGCCCGCGAGGAGCTGCGCGCCGAAGTCGCCGACTCCAGCGACCAGTTGGACAAGCTGCGGGAGAGCATCGGCTCCACCTTCGTCAACCTCGCGCTGCGCACGCTGGGGCTCGTCGAGCGCCAACTCGCCGTCATCGAGGGCCTGGAGGAGCGCGAGCAGGACCCGGAGCGGCTCGCCACCCTCTTCAAGCTCGACCACTTCGCCACCGTGATGCGCCGGCACAGCGAGAACCTCCTGGTGCTGGCCGGCACCGAACACGTCCAGCAGAGCGCGGGCCCGGTCCCGCTGATCGACGTGGTCCGCGCCGCCGTCAGCGAGATCGAGCGCTACGAGCGGGTCCGGATCTCCGCGCTGCCGCCGCACGCGCACGTGGCCGGGTTCGCCGCCGACGACCTCTCCCACCTGCTCGCCGAACTGATGGAGAACGCCACCTCGTTCTCGCCGCCCGACCTGCCCGTCGAGGTCTCCGGCTGGCTCCTGGAGAACGGCGAGGTGATGCTCTCCGTGCAGGACGAGGGCATCGGCATGACCGCCGAGCGGATGGGCCGGCTCAACACCCGTCTCGCCGAGTTCGACCCGGAGTCGCCCTACGACCAGGAGGGCGAGGAGGGGCTCGGCCTCGGCCTGTACGTCGTCGCCCGGCTCGCCCACCGGCACGGGGTGCGCGTCAAGCTGCGCGAGCAGAAGCAGGGCGGGATCGCCGCCGTCGCCGTCCTCCCGACGACGCTGCTGGCCACCGCGCCGTCGGCGGCTGTGCCCGCCCCGGCCGCCGCGCCCGCCGCCGCCCCGTCGGTCTCGCTGCCGGGCGCCGACGCCGAGGCCAACTCCAACGTCCTGCACGCCCGCGCCCCGCACGCCGACCCGCTGGTCGCCCTGGCGGAGGACGCCGTCCGCGAGGCGCACCCCGACCTCGCCCAGGACACACCGGCCGAGCCGAGCCCCGCCCCGGCCGGGGACGCCCCGGCCGAGCCGCACCCCGAGCCGGGCACCGAGGCGCACCCCGAGACGACGATGGAACTCTTCGTCCCGGCCCAGGAGAAGCCGGCCCGGGAGAAGCCGGCCCGGGAGAAGCCGGCCCGGGAGAAGCCAGCCCAGGAGAACCCGGCCCAAGAGCGGCCGGCCCAGGAGAACCCGGCCAAGGAGCAGCCGCAGGAGCCGGCCGCGCCCGAGGCCGCCGACCGTCCCGCGCCCGAGGCCGCCGACCGTCCCGCCGGGAGCGCGGGCGGCAGCGCGAGCGCGGGCACCGCCCATGACCGGGCCGCGGCGGACCCGGCGGCGGGGAGCGCGGCCGAGCACCAGCGTGCCGAGGACGACGACGAGGTCACCGACAAGGGCCTCCCCAAGCGCACCCCGAAGATCACCGAACCGGCTCCCCAGCAGCGCCCGCACAACGCGTCCCTTGACGCCGACGCACTCCGCCGCCGTCTCGGTGGCTTCCGCCGGGGGGCGGAGGCCGGTCACCGCGACGTCCAGGCGGAAATCGCCGAACACACCGGAGAGGCGACGCCACCGGCCGCGTCCCGCACCGGCTCGGCCACCGCAGAAGAAGCCACGGGGGGCCCTGTCGAGGAGGCAAGCAGTTGA
- a CDS encoding roadblock/LC7 domain-containing protein: MTASSTFGLSSEARNLHWLLTNLVEEVPGIESVAVVSSDGLLLLSSDPDRNDEARQPGAGRSGGPRGSAADLATVVSGIGSLTIGTAKLMDFGTVKHTMVAMDEGSLFVMSISDGSLLGVHGSADCDMSVVAYHMALFVGRAGHVLTPELRSELRKSLETESAGSTR, from the coding sequence TTGACCGCGTCCAGTACCTTCGGGCTGAGCAGCGAGGCCCGCAATCTGCACTGGCTGTTGACGAACCTCGTCGAGGAGGTGCCCGGTATCGAGTCGGTCGCCGTGGTCTCCTCCGACGGGCTGCTCCTGCTCTCCTCCGACCCCGACCGCAACGACGAGGCCAGGCAGCCGGGCGCGGGCCGGTCGGGCGGACCGCGCGGCTCGGCCGCCGACCTCGCCACCGTCGTCTCCGGCATCGGCAGCCTCACCATCGGCACCGCCAAGCTGATGGACTTCGGCACGGTCAAGCACACCATGGTCGCGATGGACGAGGGCAGCCTGTTCGTCATGTCGATCAGCGACGGCTCGCTGCTCGGCGTGCACGGCTCGGCGGACTGCGACATGAGCGTCGTCGCCTACCACATGGCGCTGTTCGTCGGCCGGGCCGGCCATGTGCTGACGCCCGAACTCCGCAGCGAGCTACGGAAATCCCTGGAGACCGAGTCGGCCGGGAGTACCCGATGA
- a CDS encoding DUF742 domain-containing protein: MTSTPKSQLPVRGGDRKPARVRPYSLTGGRTRFGHVLLVETFVAALEAPEERKELTGRQLSSRVMPEMLAIVELCRRMRTVAEIAALLKMPLGVVRVLLSDLADQGKIRVYGTGTGHGTGRPDRALLERVLSGLRRL, translated from the coding sequence ATGACCAGTACCCCCAAGTCGCAGCTGCCGGTCCGCGGCGGGGACCGCAAGCCCGCCCGGGTCCGGCCCTACTCGCTCACCGGCGGCCGCACCCGCTTCGGACACGTCCTGCTCGTCGAGACGTTCGTGGCGGCGCTCGAAGCCCCCGAGGAGCGCAAGGAACTGACGGGGCGTCAGCTCAGCAGCCGGGTCATGCCGGAGATGCTGGCCATCGTCGAACTCTGCCGCCGTATGCGCACGGTGGCCGAGATCGCCGCGCTGCTGAAGATGCCGCTCGGCGTGGTCCGCGTGCTCCTGAGCGATCTCGCGGACCAGGGAAAGATCCGTGTGTACGGAACCGGCACCGGCCACGGCACAGGCCGTCCGGACCGCGCTCTGCTGGAAAGGGTGCTGAGTGGACTCCGTCGTCTCTGA
- a CDS encoding GTP-binding protein — protein sequence MDSVVSDVTDAARGVTPLVEGVADTDENLKSWQTDRTRAPVATKIVVAGGFGVGKTTLVTAVSEITPLQTEALMTEASAETDDLTATPGKLTTTVAMDFGRITLDDDLVLYLFGTPGQQRFWFMWDDLVRGAIGAVVLADTRRLKDCFPALDYFESCGLPYVVAVNHFDGSELFRPEDVREALTIPARVPVMIMDARRRISAIETLLALVAHALEETPE from the coding sequence GTGGACTCCGTCGTCTCTGACGTCACCGACGCCGCCCGGGGCGTCACCCCTCTCGTCGAGGGTGTCGCCGACACCGACGAGAACCTCAAGTCGTGGCAGACGGACCGCACCCGCGCCCCGGTCGCCACGAAGATCGTCGTGGCGGGCGGCTTCGGCGTCGGCAAGACGACGCTGGTCACCGCCGTCTCGGAGATCACGCCGTTGCAGACCGAGGCGCTGATGACCGAGGCGAGCGCGGAGACCGACGACCTCACCGCCACGCCGGGCAAGCTGACCACCACCGTGGCCATGGACTTCGGCCGCATCACGCTCGACGACGACCTGGTGCTCTACCTGTTCGGCACGCCGGGCCAGCAGCGGTTCTGGTTCATGTGGGACGACCTGGTGCGCGGCGCGATCGGCGCCGTCGTGCTGGCCGACACCCGCCGCCTGAAGGACTGCTTCCCGGCGCTCGACTACTTCGAGAGCTGCGGGCTGCCGTACGTCGTCGCCGTCAACCACTTCGACGGCAGCGAGCTGTTCCGGCCCGAGGACGTGCGGGAGGCGTTGACGATCCCCGCCCGCGTCCCTGTCATGATCATGGATGCCCGGCGCCGGATCTCGGCCATCGAGACCCTGCTCGCCCTCGTGGCCCACGCGCTCGAGGAGACCCCCGAGTAG
- a CDS encoding styrene monooxygenase/indole monooxygenase family protein, with product MRKILVVGAGQSGLQLALGLLSNGYEVTLMSNRTADEIRTGRVMSTQCMFHTALQHERDLQLNFWESQAPRIEGLGVSVAAPGSFDPGPSQRAIDWVGRLDGYAQSVDQRVKMAGWMETFAQRGGQLVIHGAAVSDLDYFSRAYDLVLVSAGKGELVSMFGRDAARSPYSEPQRALAVSYVHGLGPRPEHPEFDAVRCNLVPGVGELFVMPTLTTSGRADILFWEGVPGGPLDAFAGVKDPNEHLALTLDLMKTFTPWEHDRATKAELTDAGGVLAGRYAPTVRNPIGRLPGGGLVLGVADVVVANDPITGQGSNSASKCAAAYLASILEHGDREFDETFMQATFDRYWETARHVTKWTNAMLSPPPEHVLNLIGAAGQLQPAADRFANGFDNPADFENFFYEPEKTNAYLASLTGA from the coding sequence ATGCGGAAGATACTCGTCGTGGGAGCCGGCCAGTCCGGACTCCAACTCGCCCTCGGACTCCTGTCGAACGGGTACGAGGTCACCCTGATGTCCAACCGGACGGCGGACGAGATCCGCACCGGCCGGGTCATGTCGACGCAGTGCATGTTCCACACCGCGCTCCAGCACGAGCGCGACCTCCAGCTGAACTTCTGGGAGTCCCAGGCCCCGCGGATCGAGGGCCTCGGCGTCTCGGTCGCCGCCCCCGGCTCCTTCGACCCCGGCCCCTCGCAGCGCGCGATCGACTGGGTCGGCAGGCTCGACGGCTACGCCCAGTCGGTCGACCAGCGGGTCAAGATGGCCGGCTGGATGGAGACGTTCGCGCAGCGCGGCGGCCAACTCGTCATCCACGGCGCGGCCGTCTCCGACCTCGACTACTTCTCCCGCGCCTACGACCTGGTCCTGGTCTCGGCGGGCAAGGGCGAGCTGGTCTCCATGTTCGGCCGGGACGCGGCCCGTTCGCCGTACAGCGAGCCGCAGCGCGCCCTCGCCGTGTCGTACGTGCACGGCCTGGGCCCGCGTCCCGAGCACCCGGAGTTCGACGCGGTCCGCTGCAACCTGGTGCCCGGCGTCGGCGAGTTGTTCGTGATGCCGACGCTGACCACCTCGGGCCGCGCCGACATCCTGTTCTGGGAGGGCGTACCCGGCGGCCCGCTGGACGCCTTCGCCGGCGTCAAGGACCCGAACGAGCACCTCGCCCTGACCCTCGACCTGATGAAGACGTTCACGCCCTGGGAGCACGACCGCGCCACGAAGGCCGAACTGACCGACGCGGGCGGGGTTTTGGCGGGACGGTACGCGCCGACCGTGCGCAACCCGATCGGCCGGCTGCCCGGCGGCGGCCTGGTCCTGGGTGTCGCCGACGTCGTCGTCGCCAACGACCCGATCACCGGGCAGGGCTCCAACTCCGCGTCCAAGTGCGCCGCCGCGTACCTCGCGTCGATCCTGGAGCACGGCGACAGGGAGTTCGACGAAACCTTCATGCAGGCGACGTTCGACCGCTACTGGGAGACCGCGCGGCACGTCACCAAGTGGACCAACGCGATGCTGTCGCCGCCCCCGGAGCACGTCCTGAACCTGATCGGCGCGGCCGGCCAACTCCAGCCCGCCGCCGACCGGTTCGCCAACGGCTTCGACAACCCGGCGGACTTCGAGAACTTCTTCTACGAGCCCGAGAAGACGAACGCGTACCTGGCTTCGCTGACCGGCGCGTAA
- a CDS encoding C40 family peptidase translates to MSGRLLRLVCTAATAGALLAPLPAAAAPDPGGTRLTTDAPSPAATNAPSDAGTDGATAPGPEGESAAAPGNRSVAELLTELQELYRKAEQATETYNATAERLKRGRAEVARLDGELARARLTLRDSKGAAGRLARQQYQGSSGLSPYLRLLLAHDPQQALDQGHVIGQVARERAETLGRVSGDAKKAAELARKARKALDDQVALADRQEKDREGVQRGLRDVEALLAALTPGQLTALAEFERRGVDREQRKLVTSGALSTVRRPSGQGDRAIDYALRQLGKDYEWGAEGPETYDCSGLTSKAWEHAGVPIPRTSEEQWARLRHIPLTELRPGDLVVYFPEATHVALYLGEGKVVQAPRTGEQVMISPMAIHPILGAVRPDPAA, encoded by the coding sequence GTGTCAGGAAGGCTTCTGCGCCTGGTCTGTACGGCGGCGACGGCCGGCGCGCTCCTCGCTCCGCTGCCGGCGGCGGCCGCCCCCGACCCGGGCGGCACCCGCCTCACCACCGACGCCCCCTCCCCCGCCGCGACAAACGCCCCCTCCGACGCCGGGACGGACGGCGCCACCGCCCCGGGCCCGGAGGGCGAGAGCGCGGCGGCGCCCGGAAACCGTTCCGTCGCCGAGCTGCTGACAGAGCTTCAGGAGCTGTACCGCAAGGCCGAGCAGGCCACCGAGACCTACAACGCCACCGCCGAGCGGCTGAAGCGCGGGCGGGCCGAGGTGGCCCGGCTGGACGGCGAACTGGCCCGCGCCAGGCTGACGTTGCGCGACAGCAAGGGCGCGGCGGGCCGGCTCGCCCGGCAGCAGTACCAGGGCAGCTCGGGCCTCTCCCCCTATCTGCGGCTGCTCCTGGCGCACGACCCGCAGCAGGCCCTCGACCAGGGCCATGTCATCGGCCAGGTGGCAAGGGAGCGCGCCGAGACGCTGGGCCGGGTGAGCGGTGACGCGAAGAAGGCGGCCGAACTGGCCCGCAAGGCCCGCAAGGCCCTGGACGACCAGGTCGCGCTGGCCGACCGGCAGGAGAAGGACCGCGAGGGCGTCCAACGCGGCCTCCGGGACGTGGAGGCCCTGCTCGCCGCCCTCACCCCCGGGCAGCTCACCGCGCTGGCGGAGTTCGAGCGGCGGGGCGTCGACCGGGAGCAGCGGAAGCTGGTGACATCCGGCGCCCTGAGCACCGTCCGCAGGCCGTCGGGGCAGGGCGACCGGGCGATCGACTACGCGCTGCGCCAGCTCGGGAAGGACTACGAGTGGGGCGCGGAGGGGCCCGAGACGTACGACTGCTCGGGTCTGACGTCGAAGGCGTGGGAGCACGCGGGCGTCCCGATCCCGCGCACCAGCGAGGAGCAGTGGGCCCGGCTGCGGCACATCCCGCTCACCGAGCTGCGCCCGGGTGACCTGGTGGTCTACTTCCCCGAGGCGACGCATGTGGCGCTGTACCTGGGTGAGGGGAAGGTGGTCCAGGCCCCCAGGACGGGCGAGCAGGTGATGATCTCGCCGATGGCGATCCATCCGATCCTGGGGGCGGTGCGCCCGGACCCGGCCGCCTGA
- a CDS encoding TetR/AcrR family transcriptional regulator, with translation MTSSAPTPAYRRLSVEERRSQLLDAALGLFAHRAPEDVSLDDVAEAAGVSRPLVYRYFPGGKQQLYEAALRSAADELRHCFDEPREGPLLSRLGRALDRYLAFVDQHDAGFSALLQGGSVVGTSRTTAIVDGVRRAAAEHILRHLDATDPGPRLRMTVRVWITAVEAASLIWLDEGKQPPLDELRDWLVDQFAAVLTATAARDPQTAALVHALAGDV, from the coding sequence ATGACGTCCTCGGCCCCGACCCCCGCCTACCGCCGCCTCAGCGTCGAGGAACGCCGCAGCCAGCTCCTCGACGCCGCGCTCGGCCTCTTCGCGCACCGCGCCCCCGAGGACGTCTCGCTCGACGACGTGGCGGAGGCGGCCGGGGTGTCGAGGCCCCTGGTGTACCGGTACTTCCCCGGCGGCAAGCAGCAGCTGTACGAGGCCGCCCTGCGGTCCGCCGCGGACGAGCTGCGGCACTGCTTCGACGAGCCGCGCGAGGGCCCGCTGCTGAGCCGGCTCGGCCGCGCCCTCGACCGCTACCTAGCCTTCGTCGACCAGCACGACGCCGGGTTCAGCGCGCTGCTCCAGGGCGGCAGCGTCGTCGGGACGTCCCGCACGACAGCCATCGTGGACGGCGTCCGCCGGGCCGCGGCCGAGCACATCCTCCGCCACCTGGACGCCACCGACCCCGGGCCCCGGCTGCGGATGACCGTACGGGTGTGGATCACCGCCGTCGAGGCGGCGTCGCTGATCTGGCTCGACGAGGGGAAGCAGCCGCCGCTCGACGAGTTGCGGGACTGGCTGGTCGACCAGTTCGCGGCCGTCCTGACGGCGACCGCCGCCCGGGACCCGCAGACCGCCGCGCTGGTGCACGCGCTGGCCGGGGATGTCTGA
- a CDS encoding AurF N-oxygenase family protein, with product MTTLTETEALEGLRDALGLLKDREQVAERLLASSAKHSFDPDKELDWDAPFEEGKWFWPPELVSLYDTPMWKRMSEEQRILLSQHEAAALASLGIWFELILMQLLVRHIYDKSATSAHVRYALTEIEDECRHSKMFARLISRGDTPWYPVSRVHQNLGRLFKTISTTPGSFTATLLGEEVLDWMQRLTFPDERVQPLVRGVTRIHVVEEARHVRYAREELRRQMVTAPKWSQEFTRVTSGEFARVFSVAFVNPEVYTNVGLDRREAMAQVKASGHRREVMQSGSQRLTDFLDDIGVLRGVGRRLWKASGLLA from the coding sequence ATGACGACCCTGACGGAAACCGAGGCGCTGGAGGGGCTGCGCGACGCGCTCGGTCTGCTCAAGGACCGCGAGCAGGTGGCCGAGCGGCTGCTCGCCTCATCCGCCAAGCACTCGTTCGACCCCGACAAGGAGCTCGACTGGGACGCGCCCTTCGAGGAGGGCAAGTGGTTCTGGCCGCCGGAGCTGGTGTCGCTGTACGACACCCCGATGTGGAAGCGGATGAGCGAGGAGCAGCGCATCCTCCTCTCCCAGCACGAGGCCGCCGCGCTCGCCTCCCTCGGCATCTGGTTCGAGCTGATCCTGATGCAGCTGCTGGTCCGGCACATCTACGACAAGTCGGCGACCAGCGCGCACGTGCGGTACGCGCTCACCGAGATCGAGGACGAGTGCCGGCACTCCAAGATGTTCGCGCGGCTGATCTCGCGCGGCGACACCCCCTGGTACCCGGTGAGCCGGGTCCACCAGAACCTGGGCCGGCTGTTCAAGACCATCTCGACCACCCCGGGCTCCTTCACCGCGACCCTGCTGGGCGAGGAGGTCCTCGACTGGATGCAGCGGCTGACCTTCCCCGACGAGCGGGTGCAGCCCCTGGTCCGCGGGGTCACCCGCATCCATGTCGTCGAGGAGGCCCGGCACGTCAGGTATGCCCGTGAGGAGCTGCGGCGGCAGATGGTGACGGCCCCGAAGTGGTCGCAGGAGTTCACCCGGGTCACCTCGGGCGAGTTCGCCCGGGTCTTCTCGGTGGCCTTCGTCAACCCCGAGGTGTACACGAACGTCGGGCTGGACCGGCGCGAGGCCATGGCGCAGGTGAAGGCCAGCGGCCACCGCAGGGAGGTCATGCAGAGCGGCTCCCAGCGGCTGACCGACTTCCTCGACGACATCGGCGTGCTGCGCGGGGTGGGCCGCCGGCTCTGGAAGGCGTCCGGGCTGCTGGCATAG
- a CDS encoding penicillin-binding transpeptidase domain-containing protein: protein MTKYIRHPAVLCALLLVALLVNAVRVQVFAARGFDDNPANRRSAIARYERPRGDILVGRERITGSRDTGEQLRYERTYRDGPLWAPVTGFSSQVYGTTFLEHAADPLLSGTDPLLTPFPLWNELTRRLTPGGDVVTTLDAAAQRAAFSGLRGRKGAVAAVDPSTGRILALVSTPSYDPAELSGNAAATGRAWARLNGDPDKPMLNRAIRQTYPPGSTFKVVTAAAALDAGVVTDLDAPTRSPVPYTLPGTTTALTNEGDGCEDAPVREAFEWSCNTVFAKLGVEVGVARMAATARAFGFNEGGLRVPFAVARSTFDTSVDRAQLALSSIGQYNTRATPLQMAMVSAAVADDGLLRRPYLVERTTTDDGNTVGTPGARSARQVMSPGTAMRMRELMEDVVTEGTGGNAAVPGAVVGGKTGTAQHGVGNSGTPYAWFVSWAQGERDVRPRVAVAVVVEDASAVRGEITGGGVAAPIARAVMEAVLRAPDR, encoded by the coding sequence GTGACCAAGTACATCAGGCACCCGGCGGTCCTGTGCGCGCTGCTGCTGGTCGCGCTGCTCGTCAACGCGGTCCGCGTACAGGTCTTCGCGGCCCGCGGGTTCGACGACAATCCGGCCAACCGCCGTTCCGCTATCGCCCGTTACGAGCGTCCGCGCGGTGACATCCTGGTGGGCCGGGAGCGGATCACCGGTTCCCGGGACACCGGTGAGCAGCTTCGCTACGAACGGACGTATCGCGACGGGCCGTTGTGGGCGCCGGTGACGGGGTTCTCGTCGCAGGTGTACGGGACGACGTTCCTGGAGCACGCGGCGGACCCGCTGCTGTCCGGCACCGATCCGCTGCTGACGCCGTTCCCGCTGTGGAACGAGTTGACCCGGCGGCTGACGCCCGGCGGTGATGTCGTCACGACGCTCGACGCGGCGGCGCAGCGGGCGGCGTTCAGCGGGCTGCGGGGGCGCAAGGGCGCGGTGGCCGCGGTGGACCCGTCGACGGGGCGGATCCTCGCGCTCGTGTCGACGCCGTCGTACGACCCGGCGGAGCTGTCGGGGAACGCGGCGGCGACCGGGCGGGCGTGGGCGCGGCTGAACGGGGACCCGGACAAGCCGATGCTCAACCGGGCGATCCGGCAGACGTATCCGCCGGGTTCGACGTTCAAGGTGGTGACGGCGGCGGCCGCGCTGGACGCCGGTGTGGTCACCGACCTGGACGCGCCGACCCGCTCCCCCGTGCCGTACACGCTGCCCGGCACCACGACCGCGCTGACCAACGAGGGCGACGGCTGCGAGGACGCCCCGGTGCGGGAGGCGTTCGAGTGGTCGTGCAACACGGTGTTCGCGAAGCTGGGGGTGGAGGTGGGGGTGGCCAGAATGGCGGCCACGGCGCGGGCGTTCGGGTTCAACGAGGGCGGGCTGCGGGTGCCGTTCGCGGTGGCGCGTTCCACCTTCGACACGTCGGTGGACAGGGCGCAGCTCGCGCTGTCGTCGATCGGGCAGTACAACACCCGGGCGACGCCGTTGCAGATGGCGATGGTGTCGGCGGCCGTCGCCGACGACGGGCTGCTGCGGCGGCCCTATCTGGTGGAGCGGACCACCACGGACGACGGGAACACGGTGGGGACGCCGGGGGCCCGGTCTGCGCGGCAGGTGATGAGCCCGGGGACGGCGATGCGGATGCGGGAGTTGATGGAGGACGTGGTGACCGAGGGCACCGGCGGCAACGCGGCCGTCCCGGGTGCCGTGGTCGGCGGCAAGACCGGTACCGCGCAGCACGGTGTCGGCAACTCCGGTACGCCGTACGCCTGGTTCGTGTCGTGGGCGCAGGGCGAGCGGGACGTGCGGCCGAGGGTCGCGGTGGCGGTGGTGGTGGAGGACGCGTCGGCGGTCCGCGGTGAGATCACCGGCGGCGGGGTGGCGGCGCCGATCGCGCGGGCGGTGATGGAGGCGGTGCTGAGGGCGCCGGACCGGTGA